The Trichoderma breve strain T069 chromosome 2, whole genome shotgun sequence DNA segment GCTACCTAGGTAGCCTAGTGTCTTGTTCTAAAAGACTGGTACCATTCAAACTTGTCTACGATTCATGCCATCTTTCCTCCCTTGTGTCATTTCGCGAGAATTTAATTGGAATTCACAACAACTTCAGCAATCCTGAAGGAGTATTAAGCATTTAGTAACTGCAGTAGTGCCAACAAATAGCTTCGAAGGAAGTGGCGCAGTGGATGTACTTCACTACTAGTATGCACCAGTGCAGCTAGCATTACCGTTACTATCAGGTTCTGCCAATGGGCTGCAGCTCAAGCATCATGGGCATTATTCGCCCAGGAAATAGCCTTCCGTCTTTCGATATTATCATGGTTCTATTATGACAGTCTCGTAATCAATGTATCTTTAACCaatttattacttaagtACGCCCTCTCTCCCAACTAGACTTTTACTGTTCGCATTCGTTGAATATCAAGTCAAAAACTAGTCAACATCTCAGTTCACAATGTTGAGCCTTGTATCACAGATCGAAGCTGTCGCCAGTTCCCCGCCTAATGATGCTGGTGAACGACGCGCACTCTATGACGCTGCTAAGAAGTTACTGAACGTTACCGAGGACCCATTTGATACCATCTACCGGGTGAACAATTCAGTAAGTCCAATATATACGGTGCTTCACTCAGTAGCGGGGCGCAACTAACAGGTTCTTCGGCAGCCTATGATCCTTACTTTCTCTCATGTTGCTTGTGAGCTCGGAATTTTCACCTCGCTCGCCAATTCTACGGTTCCAGTCACGACTACGATACTTGCCCAGTCCTCGAAAGCTGATCCATTGCTACTTAGTATGCTCATCACCTTTGCTTTCAACAACGTTGAGCATATTTTATATAGTGTAAGACATACTGACCCACATCTGAAGGCCGTATTCTTCGATTCTTAGCCGCTCATGATCTTATCATGGAGGTTGGTGAGAACAGCTATGCTGCCACTACAATTACTCGCACTTTAGCTCGCCCAGGCTTTAAAGCAGGAATCGCGCATTCGTAGGTCAAATTCTCTTACACGGTGCTCCTGTTTCCGCACTAATTCATTAATCAATAGATTCATGGCCATTATGCCGTGTCTTTTGGCTGCACCTCAATTTTTAGCCGATACGAAGTATGCCAACCCAGATGACTTGGTGCGTAGTCCCTTCCAATCTGCCCATAACACCAAAGAACCAGCTTTTGCATGGGCTATGAGGCAACCAAGAATCATGGACGATTTTAACTTGTGGATGTCTGAACTTCATGATGGCCGGAAATCTTGGCTGGACGTTTTCGATTTCGCCGAACACGCTTCAAATCCTTCTGCAGACACCCTGCTCTTTGTGGACATTGGCGGTGGCATTGGTCAGCAGTGCGCTTTGCTCAAGAATGTCCACCCGAAGTTGCTAGGCCGTGTTGTGTTGCAAGACCAACCTTTTGTGATTCCACAAGCTATTCCAGCTGAGGGAGTCGAGAAACAAAGCTATGATATCTGGACCGAGCAGCCACTTAAAGGTACTCCCACAGGAAGCCATTCACGCCTGCAAGTATACTAAACACAATAATAGGTGCCAAGGTCTACTACCTTCGTAACATATTACATGATTACCCAGACGAAAAGAGTATCACCATCATTCAAAATACTCTACCAGCGATGTCTTCAGAATCGGTACTCGTTATTGACGAGATTATTATTCCCAACAAAGGCGC contains these protein-coding regions:
- a CDS encoding o-methyltransferase domain-containing protein; the encoded protein is MLSLVSQIEAVASSPPNDAGERRALYDAAKKLLNVTEDPFDTIYRVLRQPMILTFSHVACELGIFTSLANSTVPVTTTILAQSSKADPLLLSRILRFLAAHDLIMEVGENSYAATTITRTLARPGFKAGIAHSFMAIMPCLLAAPQFLADTKYANPDDLVRSPFQSAHNTKEPAFAWAMRQPRIMDDFNLWMSELHDGRKSWLDVFDFAEHASNPSADTLLFVDIGGGIGQQCALLKNVHPKLLGRVVLQDQPFVIPQAIPAEGVEKQSYDIWTEQPLKGAKVYYLRNILHDYPDEKSITIIQNTLPAMSSESVLVIDEIIIPNKGAHSRSTEIDMTMMVSFASTERTEKQWDRLLDNAGLKVLSKNVYNGATGQSAIIAVPK